In the Deinococcus budaensis genome, one interval contains:
- the nuoG gene encoding NADH-quinone oxidoreductase subunit NuoG — protein MKVNVDGTELDLPAGTSAIDAVFQAGRDVPYFCAHPYLSPVGACRMCLVEAGSPRKEKDGSFTLDPETGQPKIFWMPKPMASCTMQATEGMHIRTAKSSDVVAKAQAGMMEFTLLNHPLDCPTCDKGGACELQDRAFEYGYGASRYGFDRRHADKHYALSDFIILDQERCIHCKRCVRYFEEVPGQEVLDFIERGGHTFIDTEEGGLPVGFQGNIADICPVGALLDNVARFRGRNWEYDHTPTTCTLCPVGCSIVVDARNGRLERVVAGENRDVNEMWICDAGRFGHVFASEERLTLPLVRVEGELREATWDQAIEAMRQGFFGYTHSLGLYLNADSTLEEGAALEALAEAIGTASVDHWPRYSLNIPSTATLTDVATADALVVLGADLGEEAPVLELRVLEALRGGLLPPEFAHGTAIADLRLVERPARKPEKLAVIGRESRLWGHAGIQASANGHNALARLVKPDTEELAAALRLLENAERPVLIVGADVLNHADAGFAASLAELAGRTGAKVLAIPAAPNSRGLAHLNLVPRAGGAGYAGLGGAQAAFLSRLDPGVRARGFTVVHDTHLTATAQLADVVLPAVTGYEKRGTTVNLEGRLLPLTQAALDAGEGADLIRALTALAEALGVRAPVRGLRGAQARLEERFGLRLGELPAGGAVQSLGTRHEAEAGMPHTPQLWKDRMIPRPERRGSGVLGREARTELWELPMYSPDSSQPAPRPGGDD, from the coding sequence ATGAAAGTCAACGTCGACGGAACCGAACTCGACCTCCCCGCCGGAACCAGCGCCATCGACGCGGTGTTCCAGGCCGGGCGGGACGTGCCGTATTTCTGCGCGCACCCCTACCTCTCGCCGGTCGGCGCCTGCCGGATGTGCCTGGTCGAGGCCGGAAGCCCCCGCAAGGAAAAGGACGGCTCGTTCACCCTGGACCCGGAAACCGGCCAGCCCAAGATTTTCTGGATGCCCAAGCCGATGGCGTCGTGCACCATGCAGGCGACCGAAGGGATGCATATCCGCACCGCCAAATCCTCGGACGTGGTCGCCAAGGCGCAGGCGGGCATGATGGAGTTCACGCTTCTGAACCACCCGCTCGACTGCCCGACCTGCGACAAGGGCGGGGCGTGCGAGCTGCAAGACCGCGCCTTCGAGTACGGGTACGGGGCCAGCCGTTATGGCTTCGACCGCCGCCACGCCGACAAGCACTATGCGCTGTCCGACTTCATCATCCTCGACCAGGAACGCTGCATCCACTGCAAACGCTGCGTGCGCTACTTCGAGGAGGTGCCCGGGCAGGAGGTGCTGGACTTCATCGAGCGCGGCGGGCACACCTTCATCGACACGGAGGAGGGCGGGTTGCCGGTCGGCTTCCAGGGCAACATCGCGGACATCTGCCCGGTGGGGGCGCTGCTGGACAACGTGGCGCGCTTCCGGGGCCGCAACTGGGAGTACGACCATACGCCCACGACCTGCACCCTTTGCCCGGTGGGCTGCTCCATCGTGGTGGACGCGCGCAACGGGCGGCTGGAGCGCGTCGTGGCGGGCGAGAACCGCGACGTGAACGAGATGTGGATCTGCGACGCGGGCCGCTTCGGGCACGTCTTCGCCTCGGAAGAGCGCCTCACCCTGCCCCTCGTGCGGGTGGAGGGCGAGCTGCGCGAGGCGACCTGGGACCAGGCCATCGAGGCGATGCGGCAGGGCTTCTTCGGTTACACCCATAGCCTGGGCCTCTATCTGAACGCCGACTCCACCCTGGAGGAGGGCGCGGCGCTGGAGGCGCTGGCGGAGGCCATCGGCACGGCGTCGGTGGACCACTGGCCGCGCTACAGCCTGAATATCCCGTCCACCGCCACCCTGACCGATGTGGCGACCGCCGACGCCCTCGTCGTGCTGGGCGCCGATCTGGGCGAGGAGGCCCCGGTGCTGGAACTGCGGGTGCTCGAAGCGCTGCGCGGCGGCCTGCTGCCCCCCGAGTTCGCGCACGGCACCGCCATCGCCGACCTGCGTCTGGTGGAGCGCCCCGCCCGCAAGCCTGAAAAGCTGGCCGTGATCGGGCGCGAGTCGCGGCTGTGGGGCCACGCGGGCATTCAGGCGTCGGCCAACGGGCACAACGCGCTGGCGCGGCTGGTCAAGCCCGATACCGAGGAACTCGCGGCGGCCCTGCGCCTGCTGGAGAATGCCGAGCGCCCGGTGCTGATCGTGGGCGCCGACGTGCTCAACCATGCGGACGCCGGGTTCGCAGCCTCGCTCGCGGAGCTGGCGGGGCGGACCGGGGCGAAGGTGCTGGCCATTCCGGCGGCCCCGAACAGCCGGGGCCTGGCGCACCTCAACCTGGTGCCGCGTGCGGGGGGCGCCGGATACGCGGGGCTGGGGGGGGCGCAGGCGGCCTTCCTCTCCCGGCTCGACCCGGGCGTCCGGGCGCGCGGCTTCACGGTCGTTCACGACACGCACCTCACCGCGACCGCGCAGCTGGCCGACGTGGTGCTGCCTGCGGTCACGGGCTACGAGAAGCGCGGCACCACCGTGAACCTTGAAGGCCGCCTGCTTCCCCTCACCCAGGCCGCGCTCGACGCGGGCGAGGGCGCCGACCTGATTCGCGCGCTGACCGCGCTCGCCGAGGCGCTGGGTGTCCGCGCCCCGGTGCGGGGGCTGCGGGGCGCGCAGGCGCGGCTGGAAGAGCGTTTCGGCCTGCGCCTGGGCGAGCTGCCTGCGGGCGGCGCGGTGCAGTCCCTGGGCACCCGCCACGAGGCCGAGGCCGGGATGCCGCACACCCCGCAGCTCTGGAAAGACCGCATGATCCCGCGCCCCGAGCGCCGGGGCAGCGGTGTCCTGGGCCGCGAGGCGCGCACCGAACTGTGGGAGCTGCCGATGTATTCGCCGGATTCTTCCCAGCCCGCGCCGCGCCCGGGGGGTGACGACTGA
- the nuoL gene encoding NADH-quinone oxidoreductase subunit L, which yields MPLYLLPLLPLLGFALLMLFPRLFPGKSGGWLASGTVLASFVIAVLRYLGQGDEPAREVLWTWLPGMALNANLSVGFWYDQLSALMALIITGIGFLIHLYSVSYMGHDRQFTRFFAFLNFFVAMMLILVLADSYPLMFVGWEGVGMASYLLIGFWFSGRNSEASDRDLREASDREGVANSNAARKAFIMNRIGDLGFMFGMFLIYRLYGTLVIPELAVRVEGAQVAVAGIELACLFLLVGAIGKSGQLPLTTWLPDAMAGPTPVSALIHAATMVTAGVYLITRSHFLYELAPNASTWVAWVGGLTALYGALSALNQHDIKKILAYSTVSQLGYMFMAVGLGAYSAGVFHLLTHAFFKALLFLAAGAVIHALHEGQDVRQMGGMRRFMPFTHIAALMGVLAIAGIPIWSGFFSKDAILAAAFEASPGLYVVGLGVAFLTAFYMGRWYFLVWRGEYRGDVAHPHEADGLMKVPLGILAAGATLIGFLNVPTFLGGGHAFDDYLGRAIPVHAHEIPVATEWLLTLLAVAAGVGGLLWALAEHRRRTLADGPLGAASTNALYLDRVYDGLVGAPSRAVASGLDVVDRGVDGTLAGIARTSAAPGGLFTLWQSGFVRAYAVSMLLGTALMLGYWALRTIGGGA from the coding sequence GTGCCCCTGTACCTGCTTCCCTTGCTGCCCCTCTTGGGCTTCGCGCTGCTGATGCTCTTTCCCCGTCTCTTTCCCGGCAAGTCGGGCGGCTGGCTCGCGTCGGGCACCGTGCTGGCGAGCTTCGTGATCGCGGTGCTGCGCTACCTCGGCCAGGGCGACGAACCCGCCCGCGAGGTGCTGTGGACCTGGCTGCCGGGCATGGCGCTGAACGCCAACCTGTCCGTCGGCTTCTGGTACGACCAGCTGTCGGCGCTGATGGCGCTGATCATCACCGGCATCGGCTTTCTGATTCACCTCTACTCGGTCAGCTACATGGGCCACGACCGCCAGTTCACGCGCTTTTTCGCGTTCCTGAACTTCTTCGTGGCGATGATGCTGATTCTGGTGCTGGCCGACTCCTACCCCCTCATGTTCGTGGGCTGGGAAGGGGTGGGCATGGCGTCCTACCTTCTGATCGGCTTCTGGTTCAGCGGGCGCAACTCCGAGGCCTCGGACAGGGACCTGCGCGAGGCCAGCGACCGCGAGGGCGTGGCGAACTCCAACGCCGCGCGCAAGGCCTTCATCATGAACCGGATCGGGGACCTGGGCTTTATGTTCGGGATGTTCCTGATCTACCGGCTCTACGGCACGCTGGTCATTCCCGAACTCGCCGTGCGGGTCGAGGGGGCGCAGGTGGCCGTCGCTGGCATCGAACTCGCCTGCCTCTTCTTGCTGGTCGGCGCCATCGGCAAGTCGGGTCAATTGCCGCTGACGACCTGGCTGCCTGACGCGATGGCGGGGCCGACGCCCGTCTCGGCGCTGATCCACGCCGCCACGATGGTCACGGCAGGCGTGTACCTGATCACCCGCAGCCACTTCCTGTACGAGCTGGCGCCGAACGCCTCGACCTGGGTCGCCTGGGTGGGCGGCCTGACCGCGCTGTACGGGGCCCTGTCGGCCCTGAACCAGCACGACATCAAGAAGATCTTGGCGTACTCCACCGTCTCGCAGCTCGGGTACATGTTCATGGCGGTGGGCCTGGGGGCCTACTCGGCGGGCGTGTTCCACCTGCTCACCCACGCTTTTTTCAAGGCGCTGCTGTTCCTCGCAGCGGGCGCGGTGATCCACGCGCTGCACGAGGGGCAGGACGTGCGCCAGATGGGCGGGATGCGCAGGTTCATGCCCTTTACCCACATTGCGGCCCTGATGGGCGTGCTCGCCATCGCGGGCATTCCGATCTGGAGCGGCTTCTTCTCCAAAGACGCGATCCTGGCTGCCGCCTTCGAGGCGAGTCCGGGGCTGTACGTGGTGGGGCTGGGCGTGGCGTTCCTGACCGCCTTCTACATGGGCCGCTGGTACTTCCTGGTGTGGCGCGGCGAGTACCGGGGAGACGTGGCCCATCCGCACGAGGCCGACGGGCTGATGAAGGTGCCGCTGGGCATCCTGGCGGCGGGCGCCACCCTGATCGGGTTCCTGAACGTCCCGACCTTCCTGGGGGGCGGGCACGCCTTCGACGACTACCTGGGCCGGGCCATTCCGGTCCACGCCCATGAGATTCCGGTGGCGACCGAGTGGCTGCTGACCCTGCTCGCCGTGGCCGCCGGAGTGGGCGGGCTGCTGTGGGCGCTGGCCGAGCACCGCCGCCGCACGCTGGCGGACGGCCCGCTGGGGGCCGCGAGCACCAACGCGCTGTACCTCGACCGGGTCTATGACGGTCTGGTGGGGGCGCCCAGCCGCGCAGTCGCGAGCGGGCTGGACGTGGTGGACCGGGGCGTGGACGGCACGCTGGCGGGGATCGCCCGCACCAGTGCCGCGCCGGGCGGTCTCTTTACCCTGTGGCAGAGCGGCTTCGTGCGGGCCTACGCGGTGTCCATGCTGCTGGGCACGGCGCTGATGCTGGGGTACTGGGCGCTGCGCACCATTGGAGGCGGCGCATGA
- the nuoI gene encoding NADH-quinone oxidoreductase subunit NuoI, whose protein sequence is MSVLDIAKGMGVTLGKLFQKPVTVSYPEERATLQPRFRGRHVLTRHPGTGLEKCIGCSLCAAACPAYAIYVEAAENDPLNPTSPGERYAKVYEINMLRCIFCGMCEEACPTGAVVLGNEFEMADYRYRDFVYGKEDMLVGVDGSLPQRREAARSGKPVRLGFRVESGARKELEGVEYPS, encoded by the coding sequence ATGAGCGTTCTTGATATCGCCAAGGGCATGGGCGTCACGCTCGGCAAGCTCTTTCAGAAGCCGGTCACCGTGAGTTACCCCGAGGAGCGGGCGACCCTCCAGCCGCGTTTCCGGGGCCGCCACGTGCTGACCCGTCATCCCGGCACCGGACTGGAAAAGTGCATCGGCTGCTCGCTGTGCGCCGCCGCCTGCCCGGCCTACGCGATCTACGTGGAGGCCGCCGAAAATGATCCCCTGAACCCCACCAGCCCCGGCGAGCGCTACGCCAAGGTCTACGAGATCAACATGCTGCGCTGCATCTTCTGCGGCATGTGCGAGGAAGCCTGCCCGACGGGCGCGGTGGTGCTGGGCAACGAGTTCGAGATGGCCGACTACCGCTACCGCGACTTCGTGTACGGCAAAGAAGACATGCTCGTCGGCGTGGACGGCTCGCTGCCCCAGCGGCGCGAGGCGGCCCGCAGCGGCAAGCCCGTGCGCCTGGGTTTCCGGGTGGAAAGCGGAGCGCGCAAGGAACTGGAGGGGGTGGAGTACCCGTCATGA
- a CDS encoding NADH-quinone oxidoreductase subunit J family protein translates to MIAFMILGALALVGAVITITARNAVHASLGLVGTLLSVAGLFASLSASFLAAIQVIVYAGAILVLFLFVIMLLNANQPITGRDPVPFVRELAGIGGVVLAGALAIIAFSYRDPRPLTESAAALRGGTAGAVGETLLTRFLLPFEAVSILLLVAIVGSVALVKRPAAQPDGVTDAEGIALPVPPEGRPYPEGQLQEERVRA, encoded by the coding sequence ATGATCGCCTTCATGATTCTCGGCGCCCTGGCGCTGGTGGGGGCGGTCATCACCATCACGGCGCGGAACGCGGTCCACGCCTCGCTGGGGCTGGTGGGCACCCTGCTGAGCGTGGCGGGCCTTTTTGCCAGCCTCAGCGCGTCCTTTCTGGCGGCCATCCAGGTCATCGTGTACGCCGGGGCGATTCTGGTGCTCTTTCTCTTCGTGATCATGCTGCTCAATGCCAACCAGCCCATCACCGGGCGCGACCCGGTGCCGTTCGTGCGTGAGCTGGCGGGCATCGGGGGCGTGGTGCTGGCCGGCGCGCTGGCGATCATCGCCTTCTCGTACCGTGACCCCCGGCCGCTGACCGAGAGCGCGGCGGCGCTGCGGGGCGGCACGGCGGGGGCGGTGGGCGAGACCCTGCTCACCCGCTTCCTGCTGCCGTTCGAGGCGGTGAGCATCCTGCTGCTGGTCGCCATCGTGGGGTCGGTGGCGCTGGTCAAGCGGCCTGCGGCGCAGCCCGACGGCGTGACCGACGCGGAGGGCATCGCCCTGCCCGTGCCGCCCGAAGGCCGCCCGTATCCCGAGGGCCAGCTTCAGGAAGAAAGGGTGCGCGCCTAA
- a CDS encoding NADH-quinone oxidoreductase subunit M — MIHLMIFLPLLGSLLLFAFPRQWREEVAGFFAALTLGLGLLIWRGGGAELFSINWVPALGVTYSVELGGASLALALVTAFMTLVAVVYAARRVENPGTMLSLVLAMETGLLGIFAARDLVLFYVFFEDALIPALLMLAIYGGPARMRALVKFGAYTLFGSLLMLLSIIGVKYYGGSPTFALSDLVQHPVEGPAQTWLYLGFLAAMAVKLPLWPLHAWLPDFHEQNHASGVPDVMGTLYKVGGYGLFVFALPLFPDASLALRPVLMGLAAFTALYAAWIAFRQTNWKRLLAYAGLSHMGIVALGIFSLNETATVGALYLLAFQNVYTGALFLAVGMLQERVGSLDTRVGGVMTQAGALGGLTMSLWFASIAVPGLAGFVGEFSVLLGAYQVAPWLTFVAGLSTIAAAAYALTAFQTTFWQGRPPGGVRVADLRQTEWLVLGVPLAVAILFGVYSAPALNLIQPAVRGVLSTLGGT; from the coding sequence ATGATTCACCTGATGATTTTTCTCCCCCTGCTGGGGAGCCTGCTGCTGTTCGCCTTTCCCCGGCAGTGGCGCGAGGAGGTCGCGGGCTTTTTCGCGGCGCTCACCCTGGGGCTGGGCCTGCTGATCTGGCGCGGGGGCGGGGCCGAGCTGTTCAGCATCAACTGGGTGCCCGCGCTGGGCGTGACCTACTCGGTCGAGCTGGGCGGCGCGAGCCTCGCGCTGGCGCTGGTAACCGCCTTCATGACCCTGGTCGCGGTGGTCTACGCCGCGCGGCGGGTCGAGAACCCCGGCACCATGCTCTCGCTGGTGCTGGCGATGGAAACCGGGCTGCTGGGCATCTTCGCGGCGCGCGACCTGGTGCTGTTCTACGTCTTTTTCGAGGACGCCCTGATCCCGGCCCTCCTGATGCTGGCGATCTACGGCGGCCCCGCGCGGATGCGGGCGCTGGTGAAGTTCGGCGCTTACACCCTTTTCGGCAGCCTCTTGATGCTGCTCTCGATCATCGGCGTGAAGTACTACGGGGGAAGCCCGACCTTCGCGCTGAGTGACCTGGTGCAACACCCGGTCGAGGGTCCGGCGCAGACCTGGCTGTACCTGGGCTTCCTGGCCGCGATGGCGGTCAAGCTGCCGCTGTGGCCGCTGCACGCCTGGCTGCCCGACTTTCACGAACAGAATCATGCCAGCGGTGTGCCCGACGTGATGGGCACCCTCTACAAGGTGGGCGGCTACGGGCTGTTCGTCTTCGCCCTGCCACTCTTCCCCGACGCCTCGCTGGCGCTGCGGCCGGTGCTGATGGGCCTCGCGGCCTTCACGGCGCTGTACGCGGCCTGGATCGCCTTCCGCCAGACCAACTGGAAACGGCTGCTGGCCTACGCGGGGCTGTCCCACATGGGCATCGTCGCGCTGGGCATTTTCAGCCTGAACGAGACGGCGACCGTGGGCGCCCTGTACCTGCTCGCCTTTCAGAACGTGTATACCGGCGCGCTGTTTCTGGCGGTCGGGATGCTTCAGGAGCGCGTCGGCAGCCTGGACACCCGCGTGGGCGGCGTGATGACCCAGGCGGGCGCGCTGGGCGGCCTCACCATGAGCCTGTGGTTCGCGTCCATCGCGGTGCCGGGGCTGGCGGGCTTCGTCGGAGAGTTCAGCGTGCTGCTGGGGGCCTATCAGGTCGCGCCCTGGCTGACCTTCGTGGCGGGCCTGTCCACCATCGCCGCCGCCGCCTACGCGCTGACGGCCTTCCAGACGACCTTCTGGCAGGGGAGACCGCCCGGCGGGGTGCGGGTGGCGGACCTGCGCCAGACCGAGTGGCTGGTGCTGGGGGTGCCGCTGGCGGTCGCCATCTTGTTCGGCGTGTACTCGGCCCCGGCCCTGAACCTGATTCAACCTGCCGTGCGCGGGGTGCTGTCTACCCTGGGAGGAACCTGA
- the nuoE gene encoding NADH-quinone oxidoreductase subunit NuoE has product MSYFADKSTLVADLFSRYPDSPQGRRSALMPLLREVQDAEGFVSEARMAEIAALCGTTATEVRSVMSFYSTYHTLPTGRYHLQVCSTLMCALAGSDELWDHLVSTLDVQPGDVSADGRFSVQKVECLGSCGTAPVVQINDQGYYEQVTRSKCDRLIAAMRADTPPQPDNPVPVTVREDGRQMLANGERVGASITGLTPLEQATPGGQA; this is encoded by the coding sequence TTGAGCTACTTCGCAGACAAATCCACCCTCGTCGCGGACCTCTTCTCCCGCTACCCGGACTCGCCGCAGGGCCGCCGCAGCGCGCTGATGCCGCTGCTGCGCGAGGTTCAGGACGCGGAAGGCTTCGTGTCCGAGGCGCGGATGGCCGAGATCGCCGCGCTGTGCGGCACCACCGCGACCGAGGTCCGCTCGGTCATGAGCTTCTATTCCACCTACCACACCCTGCCGACCGGCCGGTACCACCTCCAGGTCTGCTCGACGTTGATGTGCGCGCTGGCGGGCAGCGACGAGCTGTGGGACCACCTCGTCTCCACCCTCGACGTGCAGCCCGGCGACGTGAGCGCGGACGGGCGCTTCAGCGTGCAGAAGGTCGAGTGCCTGGGGTCGTGCGGCACCGCGCCCGTCGTGCAGATCAATGACCAGGGCTACTACGAGCAGGTGACCCGGTCGAAGTGCGACCGCCTGATCGCGGCGATGCGCGCCGACACGCCCCCGCAGCCCGACAACCCGGTCCCCGTCACCGTGCGCGAGGACGGACGGCAGATGCTGGCGAACGGCGAGCGGGTGGGCGCGAGCATCACGGGCCTCACCCCGCTGGAGCAGGCCACCCCGGGAGGGCAAGCATGA
- the nuoF gene encoding NADH-quinone oxidoreductase subunit NuoF: protein MTATLTPPKPITSGKDPRFAPTLYAHVGQQGSWTLAYYQRHGGYQAVRRAFGLGADAVIDEVKKSGLRGRGGAGFATGLKWSFMPLNDGKLHYIICNADESEPGSFKDRYLLSEDPHQLIEGMLIGGYAMRASVGYIYIRGEYVHAAERMWAAIHEARAAGLLGRNILGSGFDFDLQVHRGAGAYICGEETALMNSLEGLRANPRLKPPFPAAAGLYGLPTTINNVETFCAATQILKYGADWHAGMGTEKSKGMKLFQISGPVARPGVYELPLGTTFRELIYDWAGGPQEEIKAIIPGGSSCPMLRWDDKTLDTPMDYEAIAAAGSMLGTGGVTLIPRADCIVNATWNLVRFYGHESCGKCTPCREGISSWMTRMYEKLVRGHGQPGDVQLILDMSENIGGRSFCALADACLGPVLSSIALFREEYDALAQTGQPIYPARRRWREA from the coding sequence ATGACCGCCACCCTGACGCCGCCCAAACCCATCACCAGCGGCAAGGACCCCCGCTTTGCCCCCACCCTCTACGCCCACGTCGGGCAGCAGGGGAGCTGGACGCTGGCGTACTACCAGCGCCACGGGGGCTATCAGGCGGTGCGCCGGGCGTTCGGCCTGGGCGCCGACGCCGTGATCGACGAGGTGAAAAAGTCCGGCCTGCGCGGACGCGGCGGGGCGGGCTTCGCCACCGGCCTGAAGTGGTCCTTCATGCCCCTGAACGACGGCAAGCTGCACTACATCATCTGCAACGCCGACGAGTCCGAACCCGGCTCCTTCAAGGACCGCTACCTGCTCTCCGAAGACCCCCACCAGCTGATCGAGGGGATGCTGATCGGCGGGTACGCGATGCGCGCTTCGGTGGGCTACATCTACATCCGGGGCGAGTACGTCCACGCCGCCGAGCGGATGTGGGCCGCGATTCATGAGGCGCGGGCGGCCGGGTTGCTGGGCAGGAACATTCTTGGCAGCGGCTTCGACTTCGACCTTCAGGTTCACCGGGGCGCCGGGGCGTACATCTGCGGCGAGGAAACCGCGCTGATGAACTCGCTCGAGGGCCTGCGCGCCAACCCCCGCCTCAAGCCGCCCTTTCCCGCCGCTGCCGGCCTGTACGGCCTGCCCACCACCATCAACAACGTCGAGACCTTCTGCGCGGCTACCCAGATCCTCAAGTACGGCGCCGACTGGCACGCGGGCATGGGGACCGAGAAGTCCAAGGGCATGAAGCTCTTTCAGATCAGCGGCCCGGTCGCGCGCCCCGGCGTCTACGAGCTGCCGCTGGGCACGACCTTCCGCGAGCTGATCTACGACTGGGCGGGCGGCCCGCAAGAAGAGATCAAGGCGATCATCCCGGGCGGCTCCTCCTGCCCGATGCTGCGCTGGGACGACAAGACGCTGGACACCCCGATGGACTACGAGGCCATCGCGGCGGCCGGGTCGATGCTCGGCACCGGGGGCGTCACGCTGATCCCCAGGGCGGACTGCATCGTGAACGCGACCTGGAATCTGGTGCGCTTCTACGGCCACGAGAGCTGCGGCAAATGCACGCCCTGCCGCGAGGGCATTTCGAGCTGGATGACCCGCATGTACGAGAAGCTGGTGCGCGGCCACGGCCAGCCAGGCGACGTGCAACTCATCCTCGACATGTCGGAGAACATCGGCGGGCGCTCGTTTTGCGCGCTGGCGGACGCCTGCCTGGGGCCGGTGCTCAGCTCGATTGCGCTGTTCCGCGAGGAATACGACGCCCTGGCGCAGACCGGGCAGCCCATCTACCCGGCCCGGAGAAGGTGGAGGGAGGCATGA
- the nuoK gene encoding NADH-quinone oxidoreductase subunit NuoK, translating to MAPTAYYLALSGLLFAIGMIGVLTRRTAIMIFLSVELMLNAANLALVAFARSWGDLAGQTAVFIVMTLAAAEVAIGLAIIVAIFRKRETTNVDDLATLKG from the coding sequence ATGGCTCCGACCGCCTATTACCTGGCCCTCTCGGGCCTGCTGTTCGCCATCGGCATGATCGGCGTGCTGACCCGCCGCACCGCGATCATGATCTTTCTCAGTGTCGAGCTGATGCTGAATGCCGCCAACCTCGCGCTGGTGGCCTTTGCCCGGTCGTGGGGGGACCTCGCCGGGCAGACAGCCGTCTTTATCGTGATGACGCTGGCCGCCGCCGAGGTCGCCATCGGCCTCGCGATCATCGTCGCCATCTTCCGCAAGCGTGAGACCACCAACGTGGACGACCTCGCGACCCTGAAAGGCTGA
- the nuoH gene encoding NADH-quinone oxidoreductase subunit NuoH yields MPDWLAELLITLVKGVLVALALLTTFAYMTLIERRLLARMQIRYGPNRVGPGGLLQPLADAVKSIFKEDLRVTLADKLVYTLAPIVAIGMALTAFGGIPAGPAGSLFGEDPWVYHLDAGILALLALTSMGVYGIFLGGWASGSKYPILGGLRSSAQMISYELGMGLSILGLLMLVGSTSFISIVEWQAQNGWLLLFQSLGFALFIVSSFAEVNRTPFDLPEAEQELVAGYLTEYSAIKWALFQMAEYVNMITASAIMATLFFGGYRGPVFLEGLIPGISGWPIVWLVAKIAFFLFLFIWVRATLPRFRYDQLMRFGWKLLLPLALANTVMTAAYLAYGRGLGLWPLGLLSLAGLLLLLALSDRVRVLWNKPTGVRDAEGNLPARPVGGD; encoded by the coding sequence ATGCCCGACTGGCTCGCCGAACTGCTGATCACGCTGGTCAAGGGTGTGCTGGTCGCCCTGGCGCTGCTGACCACCTTCGCCTACATGACCCTGATCGAGCGCCGACTGCTCGCCCGGATGCAGATTCGCTACGGCCCGAACCGGGTGGGGCCGGGTGGCCTGCTCCAGCCGCTGGCCGACGCCGTCAAGAGCATCTTCAAGGAAGACCTGCGGGTCACGCTGGCCGACAAGCTGGTCTACACGCTGGCGCCCATCGTCGCCATCGGCATGGCGCTGACGGCCTTCGGGGGCATCCCGGCCGGGCCTGCCGGATCGCTGTTCGGCGAAGACCCCTGGGTGTACCACCTCGACGCCGGAATCCTGGCGCTGCTGGCGCTGACCTCGATGGGCGTGTACGGCATCTTCCTGGGCGGCTGGGCCTCGGGCAGCAAGTACCCGATTCTGGGCGGCCTGCGCAGCAGCGCCCAGATGATCTCCTACGAACTCGGCATGGGCCTGAGCATCCTGGGTCTGCTGATGCTGGTGGGCAGCACGTCCTTTATCAGTATCGTGGAGTGGCAGGCGCAAAACGGCTGGCTGCTGCTGTTCCAGTCGCTGGGCTTCGCGCTCTTTATCGTCAGCTCCTTCGCGGAGGTCAACCGCACCCCCTTCGACCTTCCCGAAGCCGAGCAGGAACTGGTGGCGGGCTACCTCACCGAGTACTCCGCAATCAAGTGGGCGCTCTTTCAGATGGCCGAGTACGTCAACATGATCACCGCCTCGGCGATCATGGCGACCCTCTTTTTCGGTGGGTACCGGGGGCCGGTGTTTCTGGAGGGGCTGATTCCGGGCATTTCCGGCTGGCCGATCGTCTGGCTGGTCGCCAAGATCGCCTTTTTCCTGTTCCTGTTCATCTGGGTGCGCGCCACGCTGCCGCGGTTCCGCTACGACCAGCTGATGCGCTTCGGCTGGAAGCTGCTGCTGCCGCTGGCGCTGGCGAACACCGTCATGACCGCCGCCTACCTCGCCTACGGGCGCGGCCTGGGGCTGTGGCCGCTGGGCCTGCTCAGCCTGGCCGGACTCCTGCTGCTGCTCGCCCTGAGTGACCGGGTGCGGGTGCTGTGGAACAAGCCCACCGGCGTGCGCGACGCGGAGGGCAACCTGCCCGCGCGCCCTGTGGGGGGCGACTGA